Proteins encoded together in one Prochlorococcus marinus str. GP2 window:
- a CDS encoding DUF411 domain-containing protein, with amino-acid sequence MKRGFLNYLIFSGILFTNIINPNKSIALTKENIDILKVISYRSASCGCCKKWINHLRDNGLEVVDKIVEDVSVIKNQYQIPNNLRSCHSAQIANYTIEGHVPIESINKLFRETPNINGIAVPGMPLGSPGMEMHSHESHSHDYKNYKVVSFSKTGKTKIFDKISP; translated from the coding sequence ATGAAAAGAGGATTTTTAAATTATCTAATTTTTTCTGGAATTCTTTTTACAAATATAATTAATCCAAATAAGAGTATTGCTTTAACTAAAGAAAATATAGATATCCTAAAAGTTATTTCTTACAGATCAGCATCATGTGGTTGTTGCAAAAAATGGATTAATCATTTAAGAGATAATGGATTAGAAGTTGTTGATAAAATAGTTGAGGATGTTTCAGTAATTAAAAACCAATATCAAATTCCCAATAATCTGAGATCATGTCATTCTGCTCAAATAGCTAACTATACGATTGAAGGACATGTCCCGATTGAATCAATCAACAAACTTTTTAGAGAAACACCAAATATCAATGGTATAGCAGTTCCTGGCATGCCACTTGGCTCTCCAGGGATGGAAATGCATTCTCACGAATCGCACTCTCACGATTATAAGAACTACAAAGTAGTTTCATTTAGTAAAACTGGCAAAACAAAAATATTTGATAAAATCTCCCCTTAA
- a CDS encoding DUF3303 domain-containing protein: MQTYIIHWQFPDQESHMQGAETFASFVEGGCEGDEFDGFKVVNRVVNPEGANGWAIVESSNHQNIWKWSNIWVDNFGVEIEVTPVLTDQEFLAVHKDIAAT, encoded by the coding sequence ATGCAAACATATATTATTCACTGGCAATTCCCAGATCAAGAAAGTCATATGCAAGGTGCAGAAACTTTCGCTAGTTTTGTAGAAGGGGGTTGCGAGGGTGATGAATTTGATGGGTTTAAAGTTGTCAATCGAGTGGTAAACCCAGAAGGAGCCAATGGCTGGGCAATTGTTGAATCTTCTAATCATCAAAATATTTGGAAATGGAGTAATATTTGGGTGGATAATTTTGGTGTAGAAATTGAAGTCACGCCAGTTTTAACAGATCAAGAATTTCTTGCTGTTCATAAAGATATTGCTGCAACCTAG
- a CDS encoding DUF2839 family protein, whose translation MGEAKRREELGLPPRQKKVELNKSDRYLSWLPITKSRIKKYPYMGVATMALGAIIFLVSGGANSIN comes from the coding sequence ATGGGCGAAGCTAAAAGAAGAGAAGAATTAGGATTGCCACCTAGACAAAAAAAAGTTGAATTAAATAAATCTGATAGATATCTTTCATGGCTTCCAATTACTAAATCAAGAATTAAGAAGTACCCTTATATGGGTGTAGCAACAATGGCACTAGGAGCGATAATTTTCTTAGTAAGTGGGGGAGCAAATAGTATTAATTAG
- a CDS encoding MauE/DoxX family redox-associated membrane protein — protein sequence MNIKSFTPLIAVFGTSFLITISLLKSFQIYMGISICLLAMLKLMDVEAFGTSYKKYDLISSKFDGWIYIYPFCELLIGISFLNSYPPSLIIFIALILGISGMISVFKAVYLDKLKLNCACIGGYAKTPLGIISFIENLLMAIMSVIILIN from the coding sequence ATGAATATTAAGTCATTTACCCCATTAATTGCAGTCTTTGGTACTTCATTTCTAATAACCATCTCATTACTTAAAAGTTTCCAAATTTATATGGGGATATCAATTTGTCTTTTAGCGATGCTCAAGCTTATGGATGTTGAAGCTTTTGGAACAAGTTATAAGAAATATGATTTAATATCTTCTAAATTTGATGGCTGGATATATATTTATCCTTTTTGCGAATTATTAATTGGGATAAGTTTTCTTAATTCTTATCCACCCTCTTTAATTATTTTTATTGCTCTAATTTTAGGAATTTCTGGAATGATTTCAGTATTTAAGGCTGTTTATTTGGATAAACTAAAATTAAATTGTGCATGTATTGGTGGATATGCAAAAACTCCTTTGGGAATTATTAGTTTTATCGAAAATCTTTTAATGGCAATTATGAGTGTCATAATTTTAATTAATTAG
- a CDS encoding DUF3721 domain-containing protein: MRGTFLSEEEAENRSLELGCEGIHKNKDKWMPCKNEKELHIYLRK, encoded by the coding sequence ATGAGGGGTACATTTCTTTCTGAAGAGGAAGCCGAAAATAGATCTTTAGAACTTGGTTGCGAAGGAATACATAAGAATAAAGATAAATGGATGCCATGCAAAAACGAAAAAGAATTACATATCTATTTGAGGAAATAG